TATTTGCCTCATTTatatccactccccccccccaaatgggatCCTTCTTCATgtctgtcttcacaacaaccttctgaaattggttaggctgagagtgtatgactggccccaggtcacatAGGAAGTTTTGCAGTGTGCAACTATATGAGAGCAGATCAGTCTTCTTGTGGACAAGGTAATCTTGGACAATGAACACATAATGTTAAACATTTGTGTTTTTAGGACCAGCTTTCTCCAAAAGCATGACCTTATCCCCAATAAGAGGCCTTTCAAAAGTATGCCTCTTGAATTACATGTTGAAAGGCGTTGATTAATGCAACAAATAAAGTTATCTAATTGTAGCATAGCTAAGTACCTGTCCAGGTGCTGTATTCAACTGCATTGGAGCAGATAAAAGATACAAACTAGGGTACTTAGTTCGTGCTCAACTGGAAGAACAATTTCCATTCAAGGAAGGCTCCCACATTTGCTGAATGGTGTGGTACAATGTTTTAAGTAGAATTCAATGTATGTACATAACATAAGGTTGTGaagatgaaaagaaaataataatcattttatctttttattttttccACATCAAGAAAGAAATATTATATGCCCAATGGAAAAAAACTTATTTTACAGCGCACGTCTTTGTTACGACACTGCACAAAAAGTGTCTAGCTGCACATTAGAATAAACCATGAAGTGTTACGTTGAAGAAGGAGATTCTGTTTTCTTGGTATGGCTTCAGGATATCATATCAACCATTTAGATGCAGCTGAAGAAGAGACTGCAAAGGCACTCAGAACACTGATAAGCAGCAAAAAGCCAGAGGTTGGCTGTTTCCCAGCAGCATtctatataaaagaaaaaaaaaatgcttgaccTCCTTTGTAGAAAAAGATTCTTAGACAGACTAGCACAGTTCGTTACAAAGAAAGCAAAAAGCAGATTCAGTGAAGTTcatgataaaaataaatacactatGCAATTACCTATACATATGTTGGAGAGTATTCACTTGTGTTCACACAAATGCTGTGTCAGGGGTTGATCTCTCATAGTGGAGGAATGTATGTGACTActcaaagaggaagaggaagaagaagaagagttggtttcttatatgccacttttctctacctgaaggagtctcaaagtggcttacaatcaccttccctttcctctcccctcaacaccctgtggggtgggttaggctgagagagcactgatatcactgccggtcagaacagctttatcagggccatggtgagtccaagttcacccagttggctgcatgtgggggagcgcggaatcaaacccagctcgccagattagaagtcagagctcctaaccactacaccaaactcaagAATTGCCACGTTGTATTACATCAATGTCCATTTAGGACAGCATACTTTTCTGCAAATTGGCCAGACAGGTACCCCAGCACTCAATCAGGGAATGAAACTTTCCCAGCCCAACTAATGGCTAGAGTCAAGTGGCTAGCCAGTCTATGGAAGTATGCATACACACGAAAACTCACactgtgaataaatctttgttggtcttaaaggtgccattggattcaaatgttGTTGTAACAAATGGTCATACATTTAAGCAGGGACTCAAAACCTCTGTATCTATATTTGGCTACAAATGGCATGTGATGGATGGAGGGCTTTGGCCTTTCCACCAGAAATAGTGAGGGCTCACTTGCCCTCTtcttctggtgctatgggcctgTTCAAGGCCACATGAAGCCAGAGGAAGAGACAACATGCCTAAGGCAGTTACTAGGGGCAAAAATGCTGCAGCAGAGACACCTAAAACTTCTCCCTCCCCCGTGCCCCATTTGCAGCCAAATGGAGAGCATTTTAAAGGTCTGTCCCTACATGAACATGTAACCATGCCTCCTAGTTTTTATGGGCAGATTGAGCAGAAAGGttgggaaaaaagggggggagattgCTTTGGGAACTTACTTTGATCTGAGACTGGCCGCTTTGGTAACCCTGTTAAAATACCAGAGAGAAATTATTTCTAGAAATGTAAAATGAGAAAGTTGTAAGAACAGCCTACATTTAGTATTGATCTAAACTTGGTGTTAAATTCAGTCCACAGTTTAACAGCTTCTTCCCTCAGGGCTGTACATTGCTATAAATCAGGCTTTTGAGTTAACGCCTCTGTTGCTTAGCAAGTTGGTGCCCTGGGCTTTATTCAGCATACAGGATGACTGCTCATCCTTAGCATGGCCTTCCCACATCACTGCACACATCTGTCCTCTTTGGGCAGAGCTGTAGTTTACACAAGCATCATTGCTGGTGAAGATTCAGAGAGGGAGACTGGCACGGAAGAGTTGGGGCCATTTAACACTTTCCCTTCATAATGTTTTGCTGATAAAGATCTCCACCCTCAAGCTACTTCTGCTCTCCCTAAGGGAGGCGGGTACAAGAAATGGTACTATGGCATGCATTAGTACAATATGTTCGCACCTGCCTTAGCCACTCCTGGTTATTAcatgtttattcatttatatattatatatatatgtcccattgacttcagtggcacTTACTCCcaaataacattaacatagaATATTAACAACATAGTTCAATCCTATTTATGTTAAATTAATATTACATGGGCTACTTTGAGCCAAGTTATATTTTGTTGTGATTTTTGCACCAGAAAACTGCTGCTGGGTAGGGTGCCATTTAGACCTGGTTTGGACTCTCCTTTTTTGATTTAGAAGTAGTTCCCCATAGCTGCTGGGCAGCTGTGGGGAACACATGAAAACACATGAAAAATGGTAACGTATAGTTTGGCTCTTTGTTAAACAGAACATATTTTGAAGCAAGTACCCATAGGATTGCCATCTTACAATATAATCTAAAAcatgtttacttggaaataaGCTTTGCAGATATAAAAAGTTCACTAACTCCCAGGAAAGGGTGTCCAAGCTCCAATTTCCATTATAGTTTAAGAACCAATGGGAAAAAGCTGCTTACTCTGTAATGACCGCCTCCTGATGAACCCTATAAAAATGATGAACCCCCATTATTTCTATATCAAAAACCACCTGGTAATAATTCATTGTACAGGGGGAAAGTTCATCTACTCATTTTATTTCTAAGCCATATTACTTGggcaaaatggccactgatttcagtggacttTACCTCCAAATGAGTTGGTATTTATTGCTATGGTCCAAAGCATTATAGTATCTTTTTAActtaaagtaaaaacaaaactatCACTTCCTTGAAGCCATCCTTAAGAATGGCTCAAACTGGAAATGCAAATTAATTCAGCCTATTGTTTTGAGATCTGTTCAAGTAAACCTTCCCAAATCTATTTGTTTTCTGAAGGACTCCCCATAGTATTTGCCATGGAACCTATGTAAGGATTAGAGAGTATATTAAACCATGCTTAGTTATGCACACCCTTAGTTTTCACAGGGTGCTGGCCAGGACTGTTGAGTTTCACTGTCTCATTTGAAACACAGCCGACACTACTCTGTGGAAGATATTGGTAGACAAACTGCCCACCATCATTGATCTATGCAGTGATGAACTGTCAAAAAGCTACTGAATAATCTAAGTTCCCTGGAATACTATTTAAAACACACTGACTCTATGTAGCATTGCATGATAAACTACTCATTGCCACGGTACAATCCCATGTCTATCTACTTGAAAGTCCCAGTGAGCTCCATAGAACTATCTCCCAAGTAATTGTGCATAGACTATCTGGGGTATAATCTACAACCCATTGCacagaagaaaaataatgtttaaaaggcCAGCAGCCAAAGATGCCCCTCCCACATTATACAGGTATGttccatgtttattttaaaatctaaGCAAGATTTGGGGGGAGTAGGATGGAGAAGCATTTGTTGGTTAATGATGAGATGACTGGGTTAGTATAAATTTGATTTATAAGCAGAACCATGAGCCATGGCCTAACAAATTAACACAACAGTTCTGAAATAAAAATTCATTTTTGTTAGTTAATGCAGGAACTGTCTTAGAGGAGGTGTTGGGGGTGGATCCTACCCCTATCTTACTAAGACACCAAGCAAAGTTTATctctttattaaaatgtttatacccaaactttccttttggctcaagtTTGGAACTTCCTCTGATCAAAGAAGTCTTTCTTCAagttgtggcccttcctttggAAAAAATACTAAAGGTAGAGGCAGATTGTTTTGGAAGTGAAGGACACCGTGATGTCTTTTAGCCATAGACTCCAGCGGGGGTTACCAGAGAGTCAGAAAGACAGATAGGCCAGGACACAGAAGATCCTTGCTATCTTTGTTATATAGAGTGATACTTTCAgagaaattccttccttcctgcttcttcctcctccctctctttctcacaGCCACATTCTCCATGTTGGAGGAAGGCTATTTGGAAGATGGCTGGATTCACCCCAGACCCTCCTAGTGAGAGATAATAGGAAATGCCTCTTCTAAGTTGACATATTTCATCCATAAGTTTTATAAGTACTTATGTTACAAACATGCTGCCCTATTTACTGGGGACAAACTTTAAATGGAtcataacattttaaattaatcaaCTAAATACTGCAATGCTAACAAATACATTTGATAAACAGTCCTTACATGTCCCGCATATTGGCTGCCACCGTATCGTCCACTACCATACTGGCTACTTCCATAATGAGATCCCTATAGAACCAAAAAGAAATtgggaaaagaaaacatttaGTGTGAATTTACTGTAAATTTCTGTAAAAATTCAATGAATATTATAAGACCATTCCTTACTTGTCGACCACCATATGTGTTACCACCATATTGGCTGTAACcctgcaaaaaagaagaaatctcTGAGATTTTCTTCTATCCAGATAAAACTCATTGAATATTAAGAGGCGTTTGATCATATGTAGACACTGCTGAGAAATATTTCTACGTTACTCATCACTGTATCCACTGTTCTTGTCTTCATCATATTGGTAGCCTTGTCCACAGTTAGGAGTACTTTGTTCACAATTATGTTTGCTACTCCCTAGCTGAGCAACGGACTACTGCTTTATTGTGAGTCCAATTCTCTGGTCAGAAAATTGAATTTTATTCTAAGATGTACATTTTGTAGATAcaattttcttttcctccatAATGGCTGCCTTGTTCACCACCATATTGACTACCGCCACCATAGGTGCGTTCTTGTCCACCACCATAGGAGCTTCCTTGTTCACCTCCATATTGGCTGCTGCCACCATAGGAGGTGCCTCTTCCCCCACCATATTGGTTTTTGTCaccatattgttttttttttccaccacCATATTGGCTACTTGCTGACTCCTGTGAAAAAAGCAAGCCTTTTTTATGCATGCTCATGCTTTTTATCCATAGACTATTCATGCCTTAATCTATCAATACTATTGAAGATCATTTCTTACTTGTCTGCCACCATACTGGCCGCCTTGTCCGCCATAAGATCCCTGTTAAGAAAGAAAGTATTTCTTATAAACATATCTGGTATGTCCCTCTGACAAGGAGATCCAACATTCAATAGACCTATTAGGCCTGTGTAATTACTCAACTCACTGTTGGGCATGGGTTGGGTCAATCCTCGGGGGTTgtgatgggggatggggggatttAAGAAAATACTTTCTGAGAATAATTTTTGCTCTCGTTCATTGCTGGATGACCCATTTGCACCAGGTATAGAGCAGCAACAGGCTGGTAAAGGTATAATATCTTTGGAATGATGGGTAAGGAATGAGGGAAAGGGTTTGTAATGGGAGATGTGTGAGATGTGTTCATGCTCACCCTAGACTCTCATACATCCTAAGAAATATGTATAGAGAAATTCCTATTTACTGTCACTTCAGCCTTGAAGCAGTGCTGCAACAAGTCAATCATGAAGGGGGAGTTGCATTTTTCATGAGTTTCCTATCTCTGGTAGATGTTCAGTACAAACATCTCCAAGTTTTGATTGTATATACCTTGTACTGAGTAGCAAGAATATGGTAGGGATCTTACTGGTATACTGTCTGTCTAGCTTGCCTGTAGGTTCCATTGCTAATCTGCCAGAGTGCCCTTTGGATCTGCTATTGAGGACACAATATTCATGCTGAGACTGCCTTCTTGGGCAAGCTCAGGAATTTCTGGTTTCAATGGATTATCGCAGGTTGCTCTGTGTCATACGTATGGAAAAGGGCATATAGTTTTCAGTATTGTGCAATTTTCTGATGATCTGGATGTGCAGACTGAGTTGAAACCCATGTAATGATTAGAATACAAGAGTGGTACCAAACTTTCCTATTAAGGGGTAGGGGAAAAGTTAAACTCCTAGAGGATTTGGAGAATCCCAACAGTGATCCCATAGAGGTCCTTGTAAGGGCCTGGAATGTGTGCTTGAGACATGGTGTTTTCCCCTCTATTTCCTTCCCCCTGGTTGACACATGAACTAGGATACTGTTAGTGGAAGACTCATGCCAAATCCAGCAAAGAATGCATACAGCGTATTTGAAAGCCCGTGAGCTTAGGGCAAACAAGGCATTTGTCACTGCTACCATTGCATTAAGTAGTGTTAGATATTTTAGAATGCcagaaaaggcaatgtctggggTACAATGAAGAAgatctggtttttataccccgcttttcactacccaaaggagtctcaaagtagcttacaatcgacttcccttcctctccccatgagatGCACtctatgaggtaagtggggcttggagagctctatgtctaggccaaggtcacccacttggctgcatgtggaggaatgaaaaATCAAATATGGTGCTCCAGATTACAGGGTGCCACTCTCAACTACTATACTATattgatgggggcagcaagaagacaattagatagcTCTTTCCCCTGTTAAGTATCATTCCTCGTCTATCACCAGATtactactcttagggcaattacCCTTTTTTAGAAGTGCCACACTGAGGTTTACTCTCTCTCAGCTAGttaggaactggtctctgtctcctctttcttttcAAGCATATTAGTTACTAAATAAGCATTTATCTGATCTTTATTCAGATTCTGCACCATTGTTGTGGTAATTACTCCGCTAACATGCAGAGCAACAAATACTATATTATCAATAAGGGCTGAAATTAAAAGTAATTTGTTGCAGTTACACTGTGATTAAAAAGAGTGAAATCTATGTAAGTACATATTTCACTTATGTTCAAGGACCTGTGATGTTTAATTGGTGTCTCTTATTCACTGGactagaactgaactgaaaatttttagttgattggctagtttgatcaaaattgttatttattttattggggtttttatgtattggggttttatcttgttagccgccatgagcccttgtgggagtggcggaatataaatgtaattaataaaataaataaataaataaccgtaAGACCATAAAACAAAATTGAGTCAAACCCTGAGTATAGATGTCATCCATTTTTTCTAGAGAGTGGCAGTATGAGGAAATATAGTAAACATGTTGCATATAATGGGAAAAGATTTCTTAACTTTCCTTTGCAATGATAGGACAGGAAATGGGAACTTTTCAAAACACTCCATGTTTCACATGGATATGTGGATATCATTTTTGTGTAGGAAATTACCTTTACAATAGACTTATGCCATCTTGTACACTGAGTGTTCATTCATTGTATAAACATAGAATAGAGCTGGGAAGGATTACTTGACAGAAGTTCTTTTACATGGGCTAGAATAGACCCTTTTGTACACATCATGCAACATAGTTCACATATGGGGCATATGGAGTTACCTAATAGTGGTCATATTTATAAAGGAACTTTATCATATCTCAGACTGTCAGCATTTCAGTGATACTATCTATAGTGAGGAAGGAGTCACTAAGGTTGCAGAGGTAGGATTTACTTATAAATCAACATGTTTAGGATTGGGCTGTAAATATTTGAGTACTATATATTAATTGCTGGTTATTGTTCACAAGTAGCTTGTCAGCAATAAAAAAGTGGAAAAGAAAGTAAAGAAGCAAAGACTTTTAAACCTAGGATGGAACAGGATCCAAAGTCACCTCTTTCTGAttcttttgaagaaaaaaaacacactgtGGCTACACATTGTACAACTAGACACAGAATCTCAAGAGCTGGAATGAGGTCTGTGGTATATATAGTATACATCATACACTGTGGTCTATTTCTTGCTCAAAAGAACAATATTTTGATAACCTGTCTCCCATTTTTCTCTATTCTGTTACTTTCTGCCGACACTATGTTACAAAGTTTTAGCAAATAATAATCCACTTTGCCCCAGCCTATGGATTGGACTTTATTTTAAGGCACTTCTGTTTACACTGGAACACTATAGCATCAAACAGTTTATCCTAATATACCAGCTCTGCCAAATCCCATGAAACATAACTTCAGTTTCAGTGACCGTTATTTTTAAACTTCAGCCTGGTAGAACTAATCTAGCCTCAAGCATAACCTACTTGAGACTGCAAAGAATTGTGAGTGTCCAAAGCAATAGAATTTGCTGCACCTTGGATTCAGAGAACACCTGCCTTAAAAACAAAAAGTCCATTCTCGAGAACAAATGTATCATGTTCCAGTTCACTTGGTTTCCAAAATAAGATAGCCAGGAATAAGTACTTACAGAAACCCCACCTGGGCAGTAACAGccagtctgtcaagaaaacagaAAATCCATCATCTATTTCATTATAAAAAGGACACCTGTCATCATACTGGAATGCCATTTTAATGCCATTTCTTTTCTAAAAACAATGTTCTTTTATGGGTCCAGTATTACAATGCAGCATTCTTTTGCATCTAAAAACTGTTGATCTTTCATGGTAGATTTTCCCAGCTATGATCCATTGTTATCTTCACACTGAGGGATCTAACATGGCAGACATTCACTATCCTTTATCTTTTGACTAAGTGACAGTGAGGATTAACATAGCGGGTCACTAATGCTagctctcccccttcaaggatcgctgccttgttgtggcaagggagcttgcgtagttcagtgaagctatgagctaaaccgtgcagggccacccaagacggacaggtcatagctgagagctctgacaaaaggtgatccactggagaaggaaatggcaa
The nucleotide sequence above comes from Paroedura picta isolate Pp20150507F chromosome 4, Ppicta_v3.0, whole genome shotgun sequence. Encoded proteins:
- the LOC143835382 gene encoding uncharacterized protein LOC143835382, which encodes MVAPVNHTDRVDPMVVAVPLERTHLPLEAIRLVDRDPQEEASLVSRVHHLLEADRLEDRLAVTAQVGFLDLMADKAASMVADKVTANMVVTHMVVDKDLIMEVASMVVDDTVAANMRDMVHQEAVITEVTKAASLRSKMLLGNSQPLAFCCLSVF